tgtctgtgtcaatagttttaaacaaacgaaaaattttgaattcagcaaaaatataagaattccatttgtcgcacctttaaactgttgtaagctaggctgtcagccagatcgttctttgacagcaccgaaagtccgtcttctaaagttggaaatccgaagcttctgctcatctcccgacagacagaaatttccttgctgtcggggaggcaatacaagaaatcttcttctccactgccattaaatatcaacgccccctttggatatttcaatttttgggcatagtgttgggcctcttgttcttctttttctgttaattttttccccgaagcatgacgaaaaatataatcacgaattttggatgcttcgggggtaacaacaccagttccttcagcaaaagttggctttgttattttttctgcctcactttccaaggtttttgcctttgagggctctgagggcccagcttcggcttcagtatcttgctctggagctttagaacccgaagcttcgactgttgtttcaggaatgacggcagccttcttcggaggggtgcttgaagatttgatcgtttccagcacatctagcacattagccattctccttcttttcggagtcactgctggcactttttgatttcttactgtttcaatgtttgccacaggactcaaaacttctgatgttttggagtcctcgcttgcttcctttacctcttccattttttctgtgaatggcgcttcggccttctctttcgtttctggtaacaaaatttttgattgctccaattttgtcttcgttggtatttcggctgtttctgtgacttctggcagcaaagttggctcggctggtttttcagcttcggtggccgaagaagtctctccggtaaactcaggcaccgaagctggttcaatataacgcggtcgataagaaagaacctttatcttcttccttttcggttctggctcgctaggagcagctgcagtttcttcttttgcagaggttgtattttttctcttctgccttcgaatggggtagcaatagtcagggtagacaaacccgatggcatcaaatacccgattcagccttttcttttttcggcctccgaaggctgctgacattgcagtatcttcggccttcgagtatgtcccaagcagctcatcacttaaattgtcaatgcttttcaaccactcatcatctggctcaataaatttatctccaaatttaaaagtgtacttaaacctgacaagtccaccttcgtcggcctctttaatggtttcttgtggcatttcccatttctccgcaagcggccacatcctgaaggcaatatgctcttgtactaagtcccttgttcctataaaagagcagacaacgccgaaggctctttggcactcttcggcggcttcgttcatttcaaccttcggcctccgaaggccgaagctttgccagataggacgcataattatacctttgatgtcttctcgtgctgataagtcattcttcacataaaaccattctgtcatccaatccccgggccatctcttccgaaaggttggtacgggacagcttgccccggaccgagagacgaagctgtagcagccaaagttgttatggtactgttctttgccccaaggctttgtttcatataataattcatgaacattacagaagcttcttgcgtcaggcttcagaccttggcttctcacggcccacacgaagatatttagccttataattgcctcgggagtaagttgatgaagatagacttcgaagattttcaacacctccacgacgaagctgctcaaggggaatcgcaatccagctttcaaaaagcttcgatacaccacaacttcattttcttcagggtgtggacaagttttttccccttcgtccgccctcacaatggacaggtcccggaaataccttcctctcatattaacaagatgattctctttgatagttgatttaccataaactgaatggcttggtcgccaggggcgatcttcggagtcttcgccaccgctgtccacatcataactttcactgtcaccagtatcttcagacagcccttccagaatttccctggtgatcttttctgtgttggtcttcgacattgctataagaaaccctaagtttttctcttcatcaagactcagcttcatctcagcagcagccttcttagcagcttcagacatcttcggaaacactaaaaaactgtttttaaaagccgaagcttcaaagctaaaaacttagcagatcacagtgcacaagagctaaaaaatgagtgagcaggagtggttggccagaaagcgtgcaaaataagtttgcggtatggccgtatttatacgcttgatgcgttgaaagttgaaagaccccacttgtcattgaatgttgctattctagcaaagggaaggtgttttttcggaccttcggcataaagccttcgttcatatcgcaatctgaatttattatttcaaacaaattaatattgcgaggggctactgttgggggccttcggcttccgaaggtcctcaaaaacatgatttaacagtgtttctagagtgtaatgtgtgaacaggtaccttcggacttatatcaaagagggagaacctcaaaagatacgaaggttggcagcgccgaagctgtgaagcaggaaagcttcggcatgttcgcagaaaagggaaccgacttaaagatgaaaaggccatttagacctcgatagattgctatggaattatcaccaaatgtaaagggcatgtatgtaattttgtatgggttgtatcccgtgcctataaataggtgaacagtacccccgtactgttcacgcggacttggcattcgctttttgcgtcatacttgtactttcatctccttccaagccgaaggtacatttataatacaatattgtttctatttctctatgataatataacaaagttaaatgaataatattatataaatattcatgttattttttatgttttatatgcttcgtcttttgtatactgtgatgatgaaggttcgtccttcatgaccttcgtccggagatcgttatatcctaagggaaataatgcttcaaaggacgaaggactttatcgtttaacattttctgtgttgccttgttcttaactcatagtatttgagaacaagtccccaacagggttaAACGAGACGTAATTTTTTCGTTGCGGGAACTAGAAAAAAAGGTGGACGAAAAACAAACATCATTCACCTTGGTGTTAGCGCCCTGCACCCAAAGCGAAAAGACGAGAGGATGGATGACGGTCTCGGAAATGAGCTCGAGGCTGGGAGCTAGGAGCTTTTTGCAGCTCGTGCAGGATGCGTGCATGCCATTATACTCTGCACGGTTGTCGAAACCGAATTGCGGCACCAGCGCTGGACGTCACTACTCCATCCTCGGCTAGGAATTAGAAATAATCTCGTGAGATGTTTAGTGTTATTTTCGCTTATTTTTATGCGTAAACGGGATTATAAGCGGAACCCAGCATGCTAGATGTTGCATGGAAGTCAATAATGTTGCACCAGATTGGGTGGCGCGGCAAAGACTTACCACGTAAGACGAGACGACGCGTTGACACGTTTAATAAAAAAGAGTTAGATTTGTACTGTAAATAAAATTACTCTGAAACTCTTTCTTGAAAATATATTTGTTAAAatagataaaaataaaataaaaaaccgGAGTGTCCTCGTCGTCGAGAGGAGCGATACAACTTGACCGGAAGTGATCACGAACGGCAAGCTAATGTTTGTTTGTTACGAtttagaccaactccagcagcaCTCCGCATACGGCTCTGTATCCCTTTTTTGCACAGCGGAGCACACTATTCATCAGTCCAGCAGTCTCTGCATCCGTCTCCATAAAACGCACGCCCTGTACATGCACTTCCCTTTTCCacggtttctctctcctctccgcagCTGACTTCATGCGCTCGCGGCTGCTCGCGGGCCCCAGCTGTCATAGACTGCATGCGGAGTGCAAATACGGAGTCTGCTGGAAACGGGGACGGatacggagaggagagagaaactgTTGGCCGTGCTAAATACGGATACGGAGAGGGagtctgctggagttggtcttacGACTTACGGCGAGTATTAAAGTCTAGTAGTCAGAGCGTAGTAATTTTGTTGGCCCGTGCATTATATTTGAGCTCCGTGTAGTACGCGTACGCCATAGCTCGTCCCGTATGTTTTCAGCGTTTCAGCCGTGCAGTGACTGCTATACCTAGTGCAATACGTACGAGGAAGCAGTACATCTACAAGCCATTGTTGgagctctctccctctctttctcCGGCAGTCCTGCTGGTGGCTGTCTTCTCCTTCATGAAGCCGCGCGCCGTACCGTGCCAGCCGCACAGTATACTCTACTACGTACTTATTACTCGCGCGCCTTTACTCCATACAATTAAAGACGGTTAAGTATTGTACTACTACTGGCAGTAGATCTGTCGGTACAAGTACCGGCTCCGGTAATAAAATCCCAGCTGCTGCCTTTGTTTTGTGTACACTCTCTTTTTCACACGACCCACGCTCGctttgcctgcctgcctgccttttACCGTGTCGCGTACGCCCCCGTCCTGCCATGCCCTGGGCAGAGCTGGGCTGCAGCGCCAGCTGTATCCAGCCAGGACCGCGCCGCACTCATGCGACTGGTACACTACCCGTAGCTTGTTGTCGCAGTGGACGAGCAGCAAGCTCCGGCCGGGTCGCTGTACCGAGAAAAGTGGCCCGTGCCATGCCCGGCCCTACCAGGTACCCGCTTTACCCAACGGCTACCTGGCATCCGACGTGGCGCCACCCTTCCTTGGCAAGCCAaagccctcccctcccctcccctcccccctgCTTATTATATAAAGCCCCGTCTTGGCCTCGCCATTGGCTCACCAGCTCGATCGCACGGGAGAAGAGGATAAGAGGAAGCGAGTGGGACTGTGAGTGAGTTGGAAGGAGGGGGGTGGCAATGGCGTTGCggaatggtggtggtggtggtggagcctGTCCCGCGGCGGTTGTGCTGGTGGCTGCGGCCGTCGCGGCGCTGCTGGGCGCCGGGGTGGCGGCGGCGACCAAGTTCGACGACGTGGTGCAGCCCAGCTGGGCCAACGACCACGTGGTGTACGACGGCGACCTCCTCAAGCTCCGCCTCGACTCCAGCTCCGGCGGAGGGTTCGTGTCAAGGACCAAGTTCCTGTACGGCAAGGCCAGCGCCGACCTCAAGCTCGTGCCGGGGGACTCCGCCGGCGTCGTCACGGCTTTCTATGTGAGTGAGTGCAGGCATTGCTTGTCGCTTCCATTTCCAGATTTGGCTTCTATTTCTATTTTACTTGTTTGTAAAAGACCCAAAACGACACGCATTTATAAAAAGACTGAAAAGTCTAAAACAGGGAGGGTAAAAAAAATGTCTTGCTCTGAGTCTGGCTGGCCCCATCATTAGATAAATCTACTATCTGTCGAGCGCCCATGCATGCATGCCCTGTCTGGCAGAGAGGATGCTGCCAAGAACCAATTTACAAAGAACACGAGCACGTGAACAAGTGCAGAGGATGCTGGCAAGAGGGAGAGGAGTACATATAATTGCACCAGTACCCTTTCTTTACTAGCTTTCTTAAAGCAAAGATGccactttttttattttttacaTATCAACCAGACCAATGCAGTAGTCCATGTTAAAAGTGTAGTACCGAGTACTGTCTGCAGTAGTACATTTGCACGTTCAACCCATGCGGTGTGGAAGTGAAGCTACTAACAACACTTGCAACGTCTTGGCTGCAGCTGTCGTCGGCCGGGGACAAGCACAACGAGTTCGACTTCGAGTTCCTGGGCAACGTGACCGGCGAGCCGTACCTGGTGCAGACCAACCTGTACATCGACGGCGTGGGCAACCGGGAGCAGCGCATCGACCTGTGGTTCGACCCCACGGCCGACTTCCACACGTACGCCGTGCTGTGGAACCCCAGCCAGGTGGTGTTCATGGTGGACGACACGCCCATCCGGGTGTACGAGAACGCCACGCTGCACCaaggccacggccacggccaccaccggcacggcggcgcggcggcggaggCCAACGGCAccaacaccaccaccaccacgctGGCTGCTGCCCCGGCGCCGTTCCCCGGGCCGCAGCCGATGGCCGTGTACAGCTCCATCTGGAACGCGGACGACTGGGCGACGCAGGGCGGGCGCGTGAAGACGGACTGGTCGCACGCGCCGTTCGAGGCCACGTTCCGGGAGGTGCGCGTGGACGGGTGCGCCTGGGCGGGCAACGCCACGGACGGCGACGCCGCGGAGGCGCGCCGGTGCAGCGAGTCCTCGTGGGGCAAGGAGGGCCGCTACTGGTGGAAGGAGAAGGAGATGTCGGAGCTGAGCGTGCACCAGAGCCACCAGCTCGTGTGGGCGCGCGCGCACCACCTCGTCTACGACTACTGCGTCGACACCGACcgcttccccgtgcagccgcccgAGTGCGCCGGCCGCTGAGCTCCTGACCGACCTACGTCGATCCGTGCATGGCATGGCAATGGATCTCGTCGGGCGGGGTGGAAATGGAACTGCTTGTTTCTCTCGCTGGACCGTGGGGGTTTGTGTTCGTGCGTCTGCAGCAATGGTGTCTGTCTGTCTGTAGCTCTGTTTCCGCTTATTGAAGGTCGCATTGTTGGCGACCCATGCGTGGGTGAACCGGCGGTGGTGTCTCTTGTAGAAACAAGTGAATGGGAGGGATTATGGGAACGAAGAACGATGCTGCGCTCCGTTTCAGAGATTTGCTACTCCACTGTGTTCAGTGCTTATGATTTGATTCCTCTGTACAAAGGCATGATTTCTGTTCCCTCGAGGCTTGCATTGCAGCTGTGCCTGTGCGGTGGGTGTACTTGAAGCTACTTTCTCCCTGTCTTTTTTTTACTGCGGATGCTTTTAACCGAGCCACTTACTTTGCAACCGCATGGGCAGGGGATACATGCGAAATGATGGTTTCAGAAATCTGGTATCAGTCGTTGCCATTTCTCCGGTGTTTCAAAGGACACAcaactagagatggcaacgggcgcGTACCCCGTACCCGCGAAATTAAAATATACCCGCTAAGAAACCCATGCCCGCAGCCGGGTATAAGTTTTTGCCCGTACCCGGGTACCCGCCCGGGTACCCGCGGGCTACCCGTGCCCGACAAGAAAGCTAATGGGCTGGGCTGCCAACCATGTTTACTAGGCTGGGCTCATTCGGATGCTAGCCAATCGTTCCTGCACTGAGGCTCTAGATTTCATAGATAGCTAATGGGCTAGGCTGCCAACCATGTTTACTAGGCCATAAAATGAACTTTTGGTTTGTTTAATAATATTATGCCGGGTTTTAGaaacccatgggtttgcgggtatgggtactagaaccccatacccgtacccgcgtACCCGCTGGGTTTAGCTTATCACCCATTAAGAAACCCGTGGGTTTGGATATTAGCCCGTACCCGTCCCCTAATAGGGTAAAAACCCACCggatttcgggtacccattgccatctctgcaCACAACCCTCCTTGAATCCGCCTCGTCGTCGACGAAACTAGTGGGATACGTACCTGCCTTGCATTGCATGATGTCGTCGAAACTGTATAATAACACTGTACAACACCACGTCCTTTCTGTTGCTGCACGACGAGGTGCCAATGCCATGGACCATACATAGTGCTCTCTCAGCCTCTAACAGAAACATTTACTGGTGGTAACGGTAACGGTGACGGTATCCAGCTGGTCCTCCACCCGTACGCCAATGCCGTGGATCGACCAGCGCACAGGACAATAGACGGGACGCGGCTGCTTGCGAGCACAGGCTGCCAAAGAGTCCAGGCCTCCCTTGGACGTGTGTCAGTGCGGGCCGCGGACGCAGCTGGCTCGTCTCGTCTCGTCTTGTCCTCCGGCTCCCACCAGCTTGCCGGCGACGTACAGGGGCTGCGCCTTCGCAACGGGCCGCGAGACCGTGGGAGAGCGTCGGGAATCTTCCGGTCCCAGCGCTCGGAGCGGAGCGAGCCTTGCGCCGACTTGGGGGTGAAAACGAAAACGTTAAAT
This portion of the Zea mays cultivar B73 chromosome 2, Zm-B73-REFERENCE-NAM-5.0, whole genome shotgun sequence genome encodes:
- the LOC100283533 gene encoding glycosyl hydrolases family 16 protein precursor gives rise to the protein MALRNGGGGGGACPAAVVLVAAAVAALLGAGVAAATKFDDVVQPSWANDHVVYDGDLLKLRLDSSSGGGFVSRTKFLYGKASADLKLVPGDSAGVVTAFYLSSAGDKHNEFDFEFLGNVTGEPYLVQTNLYIDGVGNREQRIDLWFDPTADFHTYAVLWNPSQVVFMVDDTPIRVYENATLHQGHGHGHHRHGGAAAEANGTNTTTTTLAAAPAPFPGPQPMAVYSSIWNADDWATQGGRVKTDWSHAPFEATFREVRVDGCAWAGNATDGDAAEARRCSESSWGKEGRYWWKEKEMSELSVHQSHQLVWARAHHLVYDYCVDTDRFPVQPPECAGR